A stretch of Bacillota bacterium DNA encodes these proteins:
- a CDS encoding SAP domain-containing protein, with protein MSFFDLFRKKLAQSVKPVASNKMATGTAKQPKSNISSFVKVTSEIIPSVTDEVIPAEKRIKDAIVSKHGLYPHEVLVLDYAGSYYTEGNSFQGFWWYRYGVRDVDKCLRSLLDRGFLQIGNLQSAIEKETATVFKEELKKYGLKVSGKKDELVQRLMTEIPHEELNSRFTKRTYQLTELGKQALAEEGYVPYIHRHQIEDLDIWTLNKIIHEPPYMPYRDKIWGYLNKRSMEHFAAGNFGLYRNCRYHMYNFLMEEKKVKDALGMLSEVVFYDLSGLGNNYEPQYLDIYAEHFFPYKDSTVIMAPGITSAVIHCQKELNLSDDELKAVMLDRINRLSAPFHLFTPEECVDIVLMESREDIDALTKIYAKAKRRFKQRFPGIKC; from the coding sequence ATGTCATTCTTTGACCTTTTCAGAAAGAAACTAGCCCAAAGCGTGAAGCCTGTTGCATCAAATAAAATGGCGACCGGAACAGCAAAACAGCCAAAATCGAATATATCGTCTTTCGTAAAGGTAACATCTGAAATAATACCATCGGTAACGGATGAAGTTATTCCGGCCGAGAAAAGAATCAAAGACGCCATTGTAAGCAAGCACGGGTTATATCCTCATGAGGTGCTGGTTCTTGATTATGCTGGTTCGTACTATACGGAAGGTAATTCTTTCCAAGGCTTTTGGTGGTACAGGTATGGTGTGAGGGATGTTGATAAATGTCTTCGTTCCCTGCTCGACCGAGGATTTCTGCAAATCGGAAACTTACAGAGTGCCATTGAAAAAGAAACCGCGACAGTCTTCAAGGAGGAATTGAAAAAATACGGGCTTAAAGTGAGCGGTAAAAAAGACGAGCTGGTACAACGTCTGATGACAGAGATTCCTCATGAAGAACTCAACTCCCGTTTTACCAAAAGAACATATCAGTTAACTGAACTCGGGAAGCAAGCACTTGCTGAAGAAGGCTATGTACCATACATACATCGGCACCAAATTGAGGATCTGGATATATGGACGCTTAACAAAATAATCCATGAGCCACCTTATATGCCCTACCGTGATAAAATATGGGGCTATCTTAATAAGCGCAGCATGGAACACTTCGCAGCCGGTAACTTTGGCTTATACAGAAACTGCCGATATCATATGTATAATTTTCTGATGGAGGAAAAGAAGGTAAAAGATGCGTTGGGCATGTTATCAGAAGTGGTATTTTATGATTTGAGCGGTCTTGGCAACAACTATGAACCACAGTATCTGGATATTTATGCTGAGCATTTTTTCCCTTATAAAGATTCTACAGTGATAATGGCACCTGGCATAACAAGCGCTGTTATACACTGTCAGAAAGAACTTAATTTATCGGACGATGAACTTAAAGCGGTGATGCTTGACCGAATTAATCGATTGAGCGCGCCTTTTCATCTTTTCACTCCAGAAGAATGTGTAGATATTGTATTAATGGAAAGTCGGGAGGATATTGATGCTTTAACAAAGATATATGCCAAGGCAAAGCGGCGGTTCAAGCAGCGTTTTCCAGGCATTAAATGTTGA